The proteins below come from a single Pichia kudriavzevii chromosome 2, complete sequence genomic window:
- a CDS encoding uncharacterized protein (PKUD0B06690; similar to Saccharomyces cerevisiae YOL130W (ALR1); ancestral locus Anc_3.38), with product MGPHRFDSEDPRYPNLPDTDLILWSDYDDYLSNNSSDVSVDGDDLHKTPKNRKESTSSQKSMGLPLLHIFKSHTQTETDHKSTKSAKSVKSGKSTTVGGRRSDSVSSGNSSQTGSMFGRLHLPKLYRAGRSDPMQPTKSHVIAAGGREKSHSDREFSKFDEESAIGTAEKHYPVGGNVSEGESEQASGYSSNENDAHDYDKEFGNKVDIDDHAKRYVTDTEDDTDFLAHPKNGIVPPSILKPSPKENQPEFNSDLNENGYDSENENLPEAKEDIKRRKRKSRRRKKRARKYAGSQSKKERTAWEPGIDLRTTNVFLNTPGSIITVTDYSKTRYRVTHYDLYSEMNSKFDKFLKNDDTILSPHDFNEEEENDDPEFQAFMEYMNKVSDSKFQVENAIKTKPKWSQVRWINVNGLSWESIAIIGKKYNLHPLSVEDLVDIPQRTKMDIYQQHLFVVMPLLKLLKTKRELETQDEETYLQKLRYAVRNLSQDDNASVSNKSQATIDVTIPTKKTKTITTREQLNREFASTPTPYDTSGSILPRTTKTLSDEYNDEQDRKLAYEIEHSSTNRRLTDLTFISSTKSRKYRSRMSTINHMRPLMSKNLAVGVEQVSMYLTTDGTVITFFEHSASEIESAILSRLSAEYTILRESCNPSILFHSVLDANVDLLYPVITAYTRILNEKEMEVLTASLPDLQHTQELHLMLNELAILKNSILPISSLITQIKELSIDPTSPFIDESCKLYLADIDDHICAFIDEIDSMTMTISNLIDLIFNTLSVATNTSMQQLSLVTVLFLPLTFWAGYFGMNFKTFGNLDSSVTFFWKLAIPFTAVMMIMVMWSSVWRVISRVKRLLLLVWMFLKQRWRGEESSNSHTTKLDIHRWEKFRRAAQRSLSKKRKTKYL from the coding sequence AGGAAAGAATCAACTTCTAGTCAAAAGTCTATGGGGCTACCCTTGTTGCATATTTTTAAAAGTCACACACAGACTGAAACCGATCACAAGTCTACCAAATCTGCAAAATCCGTTAAATCAGGGAAATCTACCACTGTTGGAGGCCGGCGGTCAGATTCTGTCTCTTCTGGTAACTCTTCGCAAACAGGTTCGATGTTTGGAAGACTACATTTACCCAAGCTTTACCGTGCTGGGAGATCAGACCCTATGCAGCCAACCAAATCACATGTCATAGCTGCCGGTGGCCGAGAAAAAAGCCACTCTGATCGggaattttccaaatttgatgaagaatctGCTATAGGAACTGCTGAAAAGCACTATCCTGTTGGGGGAAATGTCAGTGAGGGTGAAAGTGAGCAAGCAAGTGGCTATAGCTCAAACGAAAATGATGCTCATGATTATGATAaagaatttggaaataaagtTGATATAGACGATCATGCAAAGCGATATGTGACAGACACAGAAGATGATACTGATTTTCTAGCACATCCCAAGAATGGTATTGTACCTCCATCTATCTTAAAGCCCTCTCCTAAAGAAAATCAGCCCGAGTTTAATTCCGATCTTAATGAAAACGGGTATGATAGTGAGAATGAAAATCTCCCCGAGGCTaaagaagatatcaaaagaaggaagaggAAATCGAGAcggaggaaaaaaagagcCAGAAAGTATGCCGGTTCACAAAGTAAAAAAGAGCGTACAGCGTGGGAACCAGGGATTGATTTGCGTACGACTAATGTGTTCCTAAATACACCCGGTTCGATCATCACAGTAACAGATTATTCAAAGACTAGATACCGCGTCACACACTATGATTTATATTCGGAAATGAATTCCAAGTTCGATaaatttttaaaaaacGACGATACCATTTTGAGTCCACACGATTTTAACGAGGAAGAGGAGAACGATGATCCTGAATTTCAAGCGTTTATGGAATACATGAATAAAGTGAGTGACTCAAAGTTTCAggttgaaaatgcaattaAAACGAAGCCTAAATGGTCACAAGTTAGGTGGATAAATGTGAACGGACTATCCTGGGAATCAATTGCAATTATAGGGAAAAAGTACAACTTACATCCTTTGAgtgttgaagatttggtGGATATTCCTCAACGAACTAAAATGGatatttatcaacaacatttgTTTGTAGTTATGCCATTACTAAAATTACTTAAAACCAAAAGAGAACTAGAAACTCAAGATGAGGAGACATACCTTCAAAAATTAAGATATGCTGTCAGAAATTTATCACAAGATGACAATGCGAGTGTCTCAAATAAGTCGCAAGCAACTATAGATGTGACAATTCCTACcaagaaaaccaaaacaatTACCACGAGGGAGCAACTCAATAGGGAATTTGCTAGTACACCAACACCTTACGATACCAGTGGTAGTATTTTGCCGAGAACTACAAAGACATTATCAGATGAATATAACGATGAACAAGATAGGAAATTAGCGTATGAGATTGAACATTCATCGACAAACAGGCGCCTGACAGACCTTACCTTTATCTCTTCTACTAAGTCCAGAAAATATCGATCACGAATGTCGACAATTAATCACATGAGACCATTGATGTCCAAAAACTTAGCTGTGGGTGTCGAACAAGTATCTATGTACTTGACCACGGACGGTACAGTAATTACATTCTTTGAACACTCTGCGTCTGAGATTGAAAGTGCCATTTTATCACGGTTATCTGCTGAATATACCATACTTCGAGAATCATGCAACCCATCAATTCTCTTTCATTCAGTACTTGATGCCAACGTGGATTTGTTATACCCTGTTATTACCGCATACACGCGTATATTgaatgaaaaggaaatggaGGTTCTAACGGCATCATTGCCAGACTTACAGCACACACAGGAACTTCACCTTATGCTCAATGAGCTAGCcatattgaaaaattcaatacTCCCCATATCTTCCTTAATTACACAAATTAAGGAACTGAGCATAGACCCGACTTCCCCCTTCATTGACGAATCTTGTAAGTTGTACCTAGCTGATATAGACGATCATATTTGCGCATTTATTGATGAGATAGACAGTATGACAATGACAATCTCAAATcttattgatttgatttttaaCACTCTCTCGGTGGCAACTAATACTTCCATGCAACAGTTGAGTTTGGTTACTGTGCTATTCCTACCATTAACATTCTGGGCCGGTTATTTTGGGATGAACTTTAAGACCTTTGGGAATTTGGACTCCAGCGTGACTTTTTTCTGGAAATTGGCTATTCCATTTACTGCTGTCATGATGATCATGGTTATGTGGAGCAGTGTTTGGCGAGTTATTAGTCGAGTCAAGAGATTGTTGCTACTAGTATGGATGTTCCTCAAACAAAGATGGCGAGGTGAAGAAAGTAGTAACAGCCATACAACCAAACTCGACATACATAGATGGGAAAAATTTAGACGGGCTGCTCAAAGAAGTTTGtccaaaaaaagaaaaacaaagtatCTATAA
- a CDS encoding uncharacterized protein (PKUD0B06710; similar to Saccharomyces cerevisiae YNL312W (RFA2); ancestral locus Anc_3.33): protein MAFNPYSDNTGYSQGGFDNNSHNNDSQFGGSQGKPSYTKQTLVPVTIKMLNEASVEGGQDGNFIWNGVEMVYVRFIGVIREIDSSNPAHSMYKLEDGTETIGVRVWNTDADIDQMEHENDSESGFQKPKLSKDDYVEVVATVKEFNSKIQIQAQRMSKIVDFNMIPYHLLNVAKNYVMVQNGGPLANTGIASSSAGADASSSLFVKEDEASSSLPIAKQIHAFLKKHGQTMTDGIPIQYIVQETNFSKEQVEQAMSELLDDGAAFSTTDDNQFLAL from the coding sequence ATGGCCTTCAACCCCTACTCAGACAACACAGGCTACAGCCAAGGCGGCTTTGATAACAACAGCCATAACAATGACTCTCAATTTGGAGGAAGTCAGGGAAAACCAAGTTATACCAAACAAACCCTAGTTCCGGTAACTATCAAAATGTTGAATGAGGCGTCTGTTGAGGGAGGACAGGATGGTAATTTTATCTGGAATGGTGTTGAAATGGTGTATGTGCGATTTATTGGAGTCATTAGGGAAATCGATTCGAGTAACCCAGCTCACTCAATGTATAAACTGGAAGATGGTACTGAAACTATAGGTGTTCGAGTTTGGAACACTGACGCAGATATTGACCAAATGgaacatgaaaatgattCAGAATCTGGCTTCCAAAAACCAAAGCTATCAAAGGATGATTATGTTGAAGTGGTCGCTACAGTCAAAGAGTTCAATAGTAAGATCCAGATTCAAGCACAGAGAATGTCAAAGATAGTGGATTTTAATATGATTCCGTATCATTTACTCAATGTTGCGAAAAACTATGTTATGGTTCAAAATGGAGGACCTCTTGCTAATACAGGCattgcatcttcatctgCAGGTGCTGATGCTTCCAGCTCGTTGTTTGTCAAAGAAGACGAAGCATCTAGCTCGTTACCTATTGCAAAACAAATTCATGCGTTCCTAAAGAAACATGGTCAGACCATGACAGATGGTATTCCAATCCAATATATAGTTCAAGAGACTAACTTTTCTAAAGAGCAGGTCGAACAAGCTATGTCTGAACTGCTCGATGATGGTGCTGCTTTTTCCACAACTGATGATAACCAATTCTTAGCTTTATGA
- a CDS encoding uncharacterized protein (PKUD0B06720; similar to Saccharomyces cerevisiae YOL133W (HRT1); ancestral locus Anc_3.28) — protein MFQIDVSTVNANHIERWLSTGKRAKKADRKGVLLFSHNLHLSTNLDMKDMIVDEELEVKMKKPVISSHSILMQFKGERLYSLFNLHFEEEYTQLISAIHFLMTNAKVYATKMFHTGGFTAKGLKIRNGVLSFDLGFEMFMDMSVSPVLPDDVLKHLNSLVELVTIPEPTEYQMSCSNLTPPSVHSFYSLITENTRKSYNSNVRFLEIEGISKTLLPFQVDSLKWMLEHESVEMKINAEGFSLSDIKFKSDVDSNALSIYLDRIMPGWTRIKFCTQPTIYWYNKYTGSICTYDTVMDYFASLDFGRPPAKGFLCEEMGLGKTLEITTLIKLNPRKSLSYNMKYDILDPSRRIKESKTTLILCPETILSQWNEEIRAVCPELSVYVYPGILYMEEKDHSITPTSVGEMLASYDIVLTSYNILSRELDRAIFKPTTRPKRKNNYERIDYSSPLMLLEFYRLVLDEAQLASISISRVGHFSRIIPRVHTWCVSGTIIRKDLQDLHSLMRSLRLYPLDKISSEHWEHIPRPLFDRLFKSICIRHTKEMIGNQVNLPKQTRIMLRSPFSTIEYDNYCDLFSRFLEQVGLNSNGEPIGEGFDYDRSKAGMRVWSSKLRMICCHALLAGDQLRRNMYVDASNSPVLATTSKLKKNHEFIMGTLEDVLKDLILRNELESSTSFLNCIRSRLKLGKINEFLRQPEESVKIFRGLIDEINEKIKEYKNYRRKDDEDTKITWSLRIRNLLECLHQSYFMLASAYYQHYRPMHPLPDNFSDLVDLNNRENDNEDENEKNNNISNTLTAVEQRFHELEVRYYGKADEILNILLEEPLKRTDESILKLEELFGGYEKYQIKEVPKSFEDVEEDDDKRNVTEEVGAGSIELPLICDSIPSYQKTFEEYSTSLGITFVLNRAKECIEQLNGQSTIINCWFQTLYEFQRVPVTDDTEKTGNEYFSYLLLQENSQAYIDQLQLILEDREKAINSTEDMLYTNSTNKFQRTFMESGTKTELYHELETLRKAYIPQGTLNPRYSLHTAVLELVGELQGYQAGTLQYSTIDYLVKLLKDCMKGELNKLSTMKTKVFDVVNAVFNAKVAYFKALQSRSDSLTNYFPDKLGDSPKYVALMEIQEISKKIDNEKVKMKNLNNRLNYLKTLSTKREQDSTEFGEDSCVICRFKILVGSLTQCGHKYCRDCLAEWMKTKKTCPMCNKKLKEDELYNFIYSRGGLKGEVIESLHENREEVHRITSHNQNNGIAAEEQHDLERIKLLKNRRLFEKDMDYVYQELPTFELRDISNIPLKRKYGTKVDMIIRQVKYLINKTPGTQILIFSQWNMFLLLLGKALRYEGVEHRSWMDKTISSGKAKKKGENSKLNQDITDFKKDSSISCFLLNTVAQAAGLTFTNASHVFLCEPIVNLSFELQAINRIHRIGQTRETTVWSFIIEGTIEESIAYLSTKKRIQAAKVRKNAPSEENNEIEEIDENILEAKELTKVNDSSKKEGEIIADEDLWAAFFAARSAHVVDSVFV, from the coding sequence atgtttcaaattgatGTCTCCACTGTGAACGCAAACCATATTGAGAGATGGCTCTCCACGGGGAAACGGGCGAAGAAAGCCGATAGAAAGGGGGTGTTGTTGTTTAGTCATAATTTGCACCTGTCTACCAATTTAGACATGAAAGATATGATCGTAGATGAAGAGCTGGAAGTTAAGATGAAAAAGCCAGTGATTTCCTCCCATTCCATATTAATGCAGTTTAAAGGGGAGAGACTTTACTCTCTCTTCAATCTTcactttgaagaagaatacACTCAGCTTATCTCTGCAATCCATTTTCTAATGACAAATGCCAAAGTATATGCTACTAAAATGTTTCATACAGGTGGATTTACAGCTAAGGGACTAAAAATAAGGAACGGAGTACTCAGTTTTGATCTAGGTTTTGAGATGTTTATGGATATGAGCGTTTCACCAGTTTTACCCGATGACGTTTTAAAACACTTAAACTCGCTTGTTGAATTAGTAACCATTCCAGAACCCACGGAGTATCAAATGTCATGCTCAAATTTGACGCCACCGTCAGTTCATTCATTTTACTCTTTAATCACTGAAAATACCCGCAAAAGCTATAATTCTAACGTAAGATTCCTGGAAATCGAAGGAATATCGAAAACACTATTACCTTTTCAGGTGGATTCACTCAAATGGATGCTTGAGCATGAATCGGtggaaatgaaaattaATGCTGAAGGTTTCTCCTTGTCagatatcaaattcaaaagtgATGTTGATAGTAACGCTTTATCGATATATTTAGATAGAATTATGCCAGGTTGGACGAGAATAAAGTTTTGCACACAACCTACGATATATTGGTATAATAAATATACAGGATCAATATGTACATATGATACGGTTATGGATTACTTCGCTTCATTGGATTTTGGGCGACCTCCTGCTAAGGGATTTTTATGCGAGGAGATGGGATTGGGTAAAACATTAGAAATTACCACTCTCATCAAGCTAAATCCACGTAAGAGTTTGTCATATAATATGAAATATGATATTTTAGATCCAAGCCGTAGAATAAAAGAGTCAAAAACTACCTTGATTTTATGTCCTGAAACAATTTTAAGCCAGTGGAATGAAGAAATACGTGCCGTGTGTCCAGAATTAAGTGTCTATGTATACCCTGGTATTCTCTAtatggaagaaaaagatcATTCTATAACACCTACATCTGTTGGTGAGATGCTTGCTTCTTATGATATAGTGCTGACATCCTATAATATACTTTCAAGGGAATTAGATAGGGCCATATTCAAGCCTACTACTAGGCCcaagaggaaaaacaaCTATGAACGTATAGATTATTCTTCTCCGTTGATGTTACTTGAATTCTACAGGTTGGTATTGGACGAAGCTCAACttgcttcaatttcaatatctcGTGTGGGCCATTTTTCTAGAATCATTCCAAGGGTGCATACGTGGTGTGTTTCGGGTACTATAATTAGGAAGGATTTACAGGATTTACATTCGTTAATGAGGTCTTTAAGGTTATATCCACTAGATAAGATTTCGTCAGAGCATTGGGAGCACATACCTCGTCCACTTTTTGACAGATTATTTAAAAGTATCTGTATCAGGCATACCAAGGAGATGATTGGTAATCAAGTAAATCTCCCAAAACAGACTCGAATTATGCTAAGATCACCCTTTTCTACCATTGAATATGATAACTATTGTGACTTGTTTAGTCGATTTTTGGAGCAAGTTGGATTGAATAGTAATGGTGAACCTATAGGTGAAGGATTTGACTATGACCGATCTAAAGCAGGCATGAGAGTTTGGAGTTCAAAGTTGAGAATGATTTGTTGTCATGCATTATTGGCGGGAGATCAGTTGAGGAGAAATATGTATGTTGATGCAAGTAATTCCCCTGTATTGGCGACCACATcaaaactgaaaaagaaTCATGAATTCATTATGGGTACGTTGGAAGATGTCTTAAAAGATTTGATTTTACGAAATGAATTGGAAAGTAGTACTTCCTTTTTAAACTGTATTAGGAGCAGATTAAAACTAGGTAAGATAAATGAATTCTTAAGGCAACCAGAAGAGTCTGTTAAAATTTTTAGAGGCCTTAtagatgaaatcaatgagAAGATCAAAGAGTATAAAAACTATAGAAgaaaagatgatgaagatactAAAATCACTTGGAGCTTGAGGATAAGAAATTTATTAGAATGTTTACACCAGTCATATTTCATGTTAGCATCCGCTTATTATCAACACTATAGACCTATGCATCCCCTTCCTGATAACTTCAGTGATTTAGTAGACCTAAACAACAGAGAAAATGACAacgaagatgaaaatgaaaagaacaaTAATATTAGCAATACACTAACTGCTGTGGAACAGAGATTTCATGAGTTAGAAGTTAGGTATTATGGAAAAGCcgatgaaattttgaatattttgcTAGAGGAGCCGTTGAAAAGGACGGATGAAAGTATCCTTAAACTAGAGGAATTGTTTGGAGGatatgaaaaatatcaaatcaaagaagttccaaaatcatttgaagacgttgaagaagatgatgacaAAAGGAATGTTACGGAAGAAGTTGGAGCAGGTTCAATAGAATTGCCACTTATTTGCGATAGTATTCCAAGTTATCAGAAAACGTTTGAGGAGTATTCAACATCTCTAGGTATAACCTTTGTTCTCAACCGTGCCAAGGAGTGTATCGAACAACTCAATGGACAGTCTACCATTATAAACTGTTGGTTTCAAACGTTGTATGAATTTCAGCGTGTCCCTGTGACCGATGATACAGAAAAAACAGGTAACGAATACTTCTCGTATCTTTTACTGCAAGAGAATTCGCAAGCATATATTGACCAGCTTCAGTTAATTCTAGAAGACCGTGAAAAGGCAATTAATTCAACGGAAGATATGTTGTATACGAATAGTACGAATAAATTCCAACGTACATTTATGGAAAGTGGAACTAAAACAGAGCTTTATCATGAGTTGGAGACATTACGGAAAGCGTACATTCCTCAGGGCACTTTAAACCCAAGGTATTCTTTACATACTGCTGTTCTTGAATTGGTCGGAGAACTACAGGGGTATCAAGCCGGTACTCTGCAGTATTCTACCATTGATTATCTTGTTAAACTATTGAAGGATTGCATGAAAGGCGAATTGAACAAGTTGAGCACTATGAAAACAAAGGTGTTTGATGTTGTAAATGCTGTTTTCAACGCAAAGGTTGCTTATTTCAAAGCTTTACAAAGTAGATCTGATTCTTTGACTAATTACTTTCCTGATAAATTGGGCGATTCTCCCAAATATGTTGCATTGATGGAAATTCAGGAGATTAGTAAGAAAATCGACAATGAgaaagtgaagatgaaaaacttgaataacCGACTGAATTATTTAAAAACATTAAGTACTAAAAGAGAGCAAGACTCTACCGAATTTGGTGAGGATTCTTGCGTTATTTGTAGATTCAAAATTTTAGTTGGATCACTAACTCAATGTGGACACAAATACTGTCGTGATTGCTTAGCGGAGTGgatgaaaaccaaaaaaacATGCCCTATGTGCAataagaagttgaaggagGATGAATTGTATAATTTCATCTACTCGAGGGGCGGTTTGAAAGGTGAAGTTATTGAATCCTTGCATGAAAACAGGGAAGAAGTTCATCGGATAACTAGTCACAATCAGAACAATGGCATTGCTGCTGAAGAACAGCATGACCTAGAACGTATCAAATTGCTCAAAAATAGAAGGCTATTTGAGAAAGACATGGATTATGTTTATCAAGAGCTCCCTACTTTTGAATTACGTGATATCTCCAACATCCccttgaaaagaaaatatggaACTAAAGTAGACATGATTATTAGACAGGTTAAGTACCTCATCAATAAGACCCCCGGCACTCAGATTTTAATTTTCTCGCAATGGAATATGTTTTTATTACTTTTAGGTAAGGCCTTAAGATATGAAGGTGTTGAGCATCGTAGTTGGATGGATAAAACCATTAGCAGTGGTAAAGCTAAGAAAAAGGGGGAAAATAGCAAGTTGAATCAAGATATTACTGATTTCAAAAAGGATTCCTCTATTAGctgttttttgttgaataCGGTAGCACAAGCTGCTGGGTTGACGTTCACCAACGCCTCCCATGTTTTCTTATGTGAACCTATCGTCAACTTGTCTTTTGAGCTCCAAGCCATCAACAGAATTCACAGAATTGGGCAAACTAGGGAGACCACGGTCTGGAGTTTTATCATAGAAGGAACGATAGAGGAAAGTATTGCATATTTGTCTACTAAAAAGCGGATTCAAGCAGCAAAAGTTAGAAAAAATGCACCCTCtgaagaaaacaatgagatagaagaaattgatgagaACATCTTAGAGGCAAAAGAGCTCACTAAAGTGAATGATAGCAGCAAAAAGGAAGGTGAAATAATTgctgatgaagatttaTGGGCTGCATTTTTCGCAGCTAGATCTGCACATGTTGTCGATAGTGTCTTTGTATAA
- a CDS encoding uncharacterized protein (PKUD0B06700; Pfam Domains: Pkinase(1.4e-47)|Pkinase_Tyr(5.5e-13)): protein MASALVSANAAFPSNVSQLSDGFKSTLDNYLQYQKGMALLNNRYQFLENLQTGSFGKVTCALDMNSNAKVAIKALKRSVNGVTTMFNHEIAIMKAIGYHPNVTQLIDHFDTKKYHVMVLEFADCGDLYDAIHNKTHLGLNLQNNHYAFVDFLKQLLETIQFVHSRGIYHRDIKPENILLMNDGTIKLCDWGLSTRSLKSTDYNVGTEKYMAPEALVKHGDADYYLSDKVDFYSIGVTLLFTLFNKCPFRKALDSDPNYSNFLKSKYFIYDFFHNINLTSFTGIVDMLMIERNIEGLNYLIENGLKNGFTVDQEHSIHFSNQQDNYLNSIMDSFNDEKIDVNSNDNDVFLFDDYEIGTLNNTESFITNKNHTTANAALITHNSSNNNNSNSNHNSKFNNDCNDFHQGSHSMIANDSYTNLNPISIPIISKNNNSLVSSVATNTYNSSLFDSNSHMVDHNSFINSFELSSNELWADQLNDIRFKFH from the coding sequence ATGGCTTCTGCTTTAGTCTCCGCAAACGCCGCTTTCCCATCTAACGTGTCGCAGTTATCGGACGGATTCAAGTCTACCCTCGACAATTATCTGCAGTACCAGAAGGGCATGGCGTTGTTGAACAACAGGTaccaatttcttgaaaatctACAAACGGGGTCCTTTGGCAAGGTCACGTGTGCCTTGGACATGAATTCGAATGCTAAGGTTGCCATTAAGGCGTTAAAGAGATCTGTCAATGGAGTCACAACAATGTTCAACCACGAGATTGCAATTATGAAGGCCATTGGTTATCATCCGAATGTCACCCAGCTGATTGATCACTTTGATACGAAGAAGTATCACGTTATGGTTTTAGAGTTTGCAGACTGTGGTGATTTGTATGATGCAATTCATAATAAGACGCATTTGGGATTGAATCTACAAAACAACCATTATGCCTTTGTTGACTTTCTTAAGCAGTTGCTCGAGACGATCCAATTTGTACATTCAAGAGGCATCTATCATAGAGATATCAAGCCAGAGAACATTTTGTTAATGAACGATGGTACCATCAAGCTATGTGATTGGGGCCTTTCAACTAGATCCTTGAAAAGTACCGATTATAATGTCGGAACAGAAAAGTATATGGCACCTGAAGCTCTAGTTAAACATGGGGATGCCGACTACTATTTATCCGATAAGGTTGATTTCTACTCAATTGGTGTCACCCTGTTGTTTACTCTTTTCAACAAGTGTCCATTTAGAAAAGCATTGGATTCCGATCCTAACTATTCGAATTTCTTGAAGTCAAAGTATTTTatttatgattttttccataACATCAATTTGACTTCATTTACTGGGATTGTTGACATGTTAATGattgaaagaaatattgaaggattgaattatttaattgaaaatggtttAAAAAATGGATTCACTGTTGATCAAGAACACTCAATTCATTTCTCAAATCAACAGGACAATTATTTGAATTCGATTATGGATTCATTTAATGATGAGAAAATCGATGTTaattcaaatgataatgatgtctttttgtttgatgatTACGAAATTGGTACCTTGAACAACACTGAGTCATTTATTACCAATAAAAATCATACTACTGCTAATGCCGCTCTCATCACCcacaacagcagcaacaacaacaacagcaataGTAACCATAACAGTAAGTTCAATAACGATTGTAATGACTTCCATCAGGGTTCTCATTCTATGATCGCTAATGATTCTTACACAAACTTGAAtccaatttcaattccgatcatttcaaaaaacaacaattcGTTGGTGTCTTCAGTCGCCACAAACACTTACAACTCTTCGTTGTTTGATTCCAACTCTCACATGGTTGACCATAATTCATTTatcaattcttttgaattAAGTTCAAATGAATTGTGGGCAGATCAATTGAACGATATTCGTTTTAAATTCCATTGA